One region of Culex pipiens pallens isolate TS chromosome 2, TS_CPP_V2, whole genome shotgun sequence genomic DNA includes:
- the LOC120423904 gene encoding uncharacterized protein LOC120423904, with translation MMGRNAAGGPTTSCPKTPALVNNFRRMPMSILETPALIKRPSGDQIKTAVVGPSPAATRPFWMFSEGPKAKPGVQFGSVRGTTSGWNISAADSSSFVGGARKENVVRNVEERPAKRVCFEPLPLQPQQSKAKWVPKAVPAQTVGQSKGEGLKQKSKPDPKKLRIITGSVEHILKLSRSAPEEAPLVELFANILSIRKGAHDCERVLLLRNKSGPVLQGVFFEIDFRMPVVGAGDCVRCVGRLTGGSRLQILKITAASDEDELMGLRLQKVSGFAAECKR, from the exons atGATGGGCAGGAATG CCGCTGGCGGCCCCACAACTAGCTGCCCAAAAACGCCGGCTCTCGTCAACAACTTCCGCCGGATGCCCATGTCCATCCTCGAGACGCCGGCCCTCATCAAGCGGCCATCCGGTGACCAAATCAAAACCGCCGTGGTTGGTCCATCTCCGGCAGCCACCCGTCCGTTCTGGATGTTTTCGGAGGGTCCGAAAGCGAAACCAGGAGTACAGTTCGGTTCGGTGAGAGGAACCACTTCCGGTTGGAATATTTCTGCTGCAGACAGCAGCAGCTTTGTCGGTGGTGCGCGGAAGGAGAATGTCGTACGAAATGTGGAAGAGAGACCGGCCAAGAGGGTGTGTTTTGAGCCACTTCCGCTGCAACCCCAGCAGAGCAAGGCCAAATGGGTGCCGAAAGCTGTTCCGGCACAAACTGTTGGTCAGAGCAAGGGGGAGGGTCTTAAGCAGAAGTCGAAACCGGATCCGAAGAAGCTTCGAATCATAACCGGTTCCGTTGAGCACATCCTGAAACTTTCCCGGTCCGCTCCGGAGGAAGCTCCGCTGGTGGAGTTGTTCGCCAACATTCTGAGTATCCGGAAGGGCGCGCACGACTGCGAACGGGTTCTGCTGCTGCGGAACAAGAGCGGTCCGGTGCTGCAGGGCGTGTTCTTCGAGATTGACTTCCGGATGCCGGTGGTGGGTGCGGGGGATTGTGTGCGCTGCGTTGGTCGACTGACCGGCGGAAGTCGGCTGCAGATTCTGAAGATAACGGCCGCTTCGGACGAGGACGAGCTGATGGGACTGCGCCTGCAGAAGGTGAGTGGATTCGCGGCGGAGTGCAAGCGATGA